A genomic stretch from Halorhodospira halophila SL1 includes:
- a CDS encoding zinc-dependent alcohol dehydrogenase, whose translation MRALRLEAPGQMRIVEQAPPVGTADAPVQRVLSAALCRTDARMWQCGHRDLILPRVLGHELCVLGEDGHRYAVWPGVSCGRCPACHSGVENLCLGVEVLGFHRDGGMAQWVQVPRESLIPVPSEVPDVVACLAEPLACGINALNQARVEAGERVLIHGAGPVGLLLALAVQARGAEPLVCETAADKAALSARFRTLSGVVLTLEAPGDGWDVAINATSAPPALSAGLQRLRPGGRYVVFSGLRQEAEIDLGAAFNGIHYRQLQVVGAYGCTRSGIADAVALLGRYPDAAEALVEAVIPLEDSPLALRRVAEGGVLRFVVRPDGLG comes from the coding sequence ATGCGTGCCCTGCGACTCGAGGCGCCGGGGCAAATGCGGATCGTGGAGCAGGCGCCGCCGGTCGGGACGGCAGATGCGCCTGTCCAGCGGGTGCTGAGCGCTGCACTCTGCCGGACCGATGCGCGCATGTGGCAGTGTGGGCACCGGGATCTGATCCTGCCGCGGGTTTTGGGGCATGAGCTGTGTGTCCTGGGCGAGGATGGACACCGGTATGCCGTTTGGCCCGGGGTGAGCTGTGGGCGCTGCCCGGCTTGCCACTCGGGTGTCGAGAATCTCTGCCTCGGTGTGGAGGTCCTCGGCTTCCATCGAGATGGTGGGATGGCTCAATGGGTGCAGGTGCCGCGGGAGAGCCTGATCCCGGTCCCTTCGGAGGTCCCGGATGTTGTCGCTTGCCTGGCAGAGCCCCTGGCCTGCGGGATCAACGCCCTGAACCAGGCCCGCGTCGAAGCGGGCGAGCGGGTGCTGATCCACGGCGCCGGGCCGGTGGGCCTGTTGCTGGCACTGGCAGTACAAGCGCGGGGGGCGGAGCCGCTGGTCTGCGAGACCGCCGCCGACAAGGCGGCACTCAGCGCCCGGTTCCGGACGCTCAGTGGGGTGGTACTCACACTGGAGGCGCCCGGGGATGGGTGGGATGTGGCTATCAACGCGACATCCGCGCCGCCGGCCCTGTCTGCAGGGCTTCAGCGGTTGCGGCCCGGTGGTCGGTACGTCGTGTTCAGCGGGCTGAGGCAGGAGGCGGAAATCGATCTCGGTGCGGCCTTCAACGGGATCCATTATCGGCAGCTTCAGGTGGTCGGCGCCTACGGTTGTACGCGCAGCGGGATTGCCGATGCGGTGGCGCTGCTTGGTCGGTACCCCGATGCAGCGGAGGCGCTGGTCGAGGCGGTGATCCCGCTGGAGGACAGTCCGCTTGCCCTGCGCCGAGTGGCCGAGGGCGGTGTGCTGCGCTTCGTGGTACGCCCCGACGGGTTAGGGTGA
- a CDS encoding phosphate signaling complex PhoU family protein has translation MFREILSAFAKETAIDRAFVELEAMLEDGAWMFERANEVLHSRVSAEQAEEAIYERDRRINARERSVRRKLLRHLTVNPGYDVPVCLALLSVSRDAERIGDYCKNVFEIGRFYTRGFHVAKYHQPLEEIEGELGGIFRTLAFACRDPDQQEAARARRDQAREIQRRCDQLIEELFEDEGEIEFHEAVAYSLLARHYKRVAAHLTNIASAVLGELAELDFEPGAEGD, from the coding sequence ATGTTCCGCGAGATCCTGAGTGCCTTTGCCAAAGAGACGGCCATCGACCGCGCCTTTGTGGAGCTCGAGGCCATGCTTGAGGACGGGGCGTGGATGTTTGAGCGTGCCAACGAGGTTCTGCACAGCCGCGTCAGCGCCGAGCAGGCCGAGGAGGCGATCTACGAGCGCGATCGCCGAATCAACGCCCGCGAGCGCTCCGTCCGCCGCAAGCTCCTCCGCCACCTGACGGTGAACCCGGGCTACGATGTGCCCGTTTGTCTGGCGCTGCTCAGTGTCTCCCGGGACGCGGAACGGATCGGTGATTACTGTAAGAACGTCTTCGAGATCGGGCGCTTTTATACCCGGGGGTTCCACGTCGCCAAGTACCACCAGCCCCTCGAGGAGATTGAGGGCGAGCTGGGCGGCATCTTCCGGACCCTGGCGTTCGCCTGTCGGGATCCGGATCAGCAAGAAGCGGCCCGAGCCCGGCGGGATCAGGCGCGGGAGATCCAGCGGCGCTGTGATCAGCTTATCGAGGAGCTGTTCGAGGACGAGGGCGAGATCGAATTCCACGAGGCCGTGGCGTACTCGCTGCTGGCACGCCATTACAAGCGCGTGGCCGCCCATCTGACCAACATCGCCAGTGCGGTGCTCGGCGAGCTGGCCGAGCTGGACTTCGAGCCAGGGGCCGAAGGCGACTGA
- the lpxD gene encoding UDP-3-O-(3-hydroxymyristoyl)glucosamine N-acyltransferase — MTSAMTVQELAARLGARLAGDGERPVCRAATLLGAGGDAVSFCTSKRHLPELRRSGAAAVLVRAEHEGDCPGTALVVEDPYLAFIEVVELLHPEPSAPPGIHPGAVVASDVVLGDGVSVGANAVIEAGVELGAGSTVAPGAFIGPGARLGTGSWLGPNAVLAGGCRTGERVRIHAGAVIGADGFGYAPLPDGQGWRKVPQIGGVDIGDDVEIGANATVDRGALEDTVIEAGVKLDDHVHIAHNCRVGARTVIAGGTLVAGSTTIGRDCLIGGLVAITDHIRIADGVSLMGMTGVTGSIRESGAYASPLPAQPVRQWRRNTVRFTQLEGLFRRVQALETGHGMVGDAGEERDD, encoded by the coding sequence ATGACCAGCGCCATGACAGTCCAGGAACTCGCCGCGCGGCTGGGCGCACGGCTCGCGGGTGACGGGGAGCGGCCAGTCTGTCGTGCTGCCACCTTGCTCGGGGCTGGCGGCGATGCTGTGTCCTTTTGCACCAGCAAGCGGCATCTGCCCGAGTTGCGCCGCAGCGGCGCTGCCGCCGTTTTGGTGCGCGCCGAGCACGAGGGCGATTGTCCGGGCACCGCGCTGGTGGTCGAGGATCCTTATCTGGCCTTCATCGAGGTGGTGGAGCTCCTGCATCCTGAACCGTCGGCGCCGCCGGGGATCCACCCCGGGGCTGTCGTAGCCTCCGATGTGGTGTTGGGCGACGGGGTCAGTGTCGGTGCCAATGCGGTTATCGAAGCCGGCGTCGAACTCGGCGCCGGGAGCACGGTGGCGCCGGGCGCCTTCATCGGCCCCGGTGCGCGCCTGGGCACGGGCAGCTGGTTGGGTCCCAATGCCGTGCTGGCCGGGGGCTGTCGGACCGGCGAGCGGGTGCGCATCCACGCCGGTGCGGTCATCGGTGCCGACGGCTTCGGCTACGCCCCGTTGCCCGATGGACAGGGGTGGCGCAAGGTCCCGCAGATCGGTGGGGTCGATATCGGTGACGACGTCGAGATCGGCGCCAATGCTACGGTTGACCGCGGGGCGCTTGAGGACACGGTCATCGAGGCCGGGGTCAAGCTCGATGACCATGTTCACATCGCCCACAACTGTCGTGTGGGTGCCCGCACCGTCATCGCTGGGGGCACCCTGGTGGCGGGCAGTACCACCATTGGCCGGGACTGCCTGATCGGCGGACTGGTGGCGATTACCGATCACATCCGCATCGCCGACGGCGTCTCCCTGATGGGGATGACCGGTGTGACGGGCTCTATCCGGGAATCCGGTGCCTATGCCTCGCCACTGCCGGCCCAGCCAGTCCGGCAGTGGCGGCGCAATACCGTCCGCTTCACCCAGCTCGAGGGCCTCTTCCGCCGTGTCCAGGCCCTGGAAACCGGGCACGGTATGGTCGGCGACGCGGGCGAGGAGCGCGATGACTGA
- a CDS encoding Na/Pi symporter, whose amino-acid sequence MAQGKTASAAGADSAAVRQREVPAWLRGVYAGLCLYLFLAALNVIGSGLGTFGEASDFLVRAFEYGENPFIALLGAVLVTAIVQSSSFTTALIVTLVATGEMTLGTAVFAIMGANIGTSVTAILVALANMRIRRTFRRSFTAALLHDFFNILTVAVLFPLEWITSAIAESGRGVITQAAAWLANLVGLPEVARPDSPVGVVTAPIVGLFESGGGTLASTEIAEGLLVAAGGLVLMFVALVLMVKNLRGALLRHMDGLFRSYFFRTDPRSYGIGAVSTVMVQSSTITTSLMVPLAGAGVVPMRRVLPFMMGSNLGTTATSVLAATANPVSAALTVAFVHVLFNLLGTAIWYPLRYVPIRMASWYGRLAGRSMPYAFLFLFLVFLVLPLLGLAVTELLLMHR is encoded by the coding sequence ATGGCACAAGGCAAAACAGCCTCCGCTGCCGGGGCGGACTCGGCAGCGGTCCGGCAGCGGGAGGTGCCGGCCTGGCTGCGCGGAGTCTATGCCGGGCTCTGTCTGTACCTCTTCCTGGCCGCGCTGAACGTCATCGGTTCCGGACTTGGGACCTTCGGGGAGGCCAGCGACTTCCTGGTCCGGGCCTTCGAATACGGCGAGAACCCCTTCATCGCGCTGCTCGGTGCCGTGCTGGTTACGGCCATCGTGCAGAGTTCCTCGTTCACCACGGCGCTGATCGTCACCCTGGTGGCGACCGGCGAGATGACGCTGGGTACGGCGGTGTTCGCCATCATGGGAGCGAACATCGGCACCTCGGTCACCGCCATCCTCGTGGCGCTGGCCAACATGCGCATCCGGCGGACCTTCCGGCGTTCGTTCACCGCCGCCCTCCTGCACGACTTCTTCAACATCCTGACCGTGGCCGTGCTCTTCCCCCTGGAGTGGATCACCTCGGCGATCGCCGAGAGCGGGCGGGGGGTGATCACCCAGGCGGCTGCCTGGCTCGCCAATCTGGTCGGACTCCCGGAGGTAGCCCGGCCGGATAGTCCGGTGGGGGTGGTGACCGCACCCATCGTCGGGCTGTTCGAGTCGGGGGGGGGTACGCTGGCGTCGACGGAGATCGCCGAGGGGCTGCTGGTGGCCGCCGGCGGCTTGGTGCTGATGTTCGTCGCCCTGGTGCTCATGGTGAAGAACCTTCGCGGGGCGTTGCTGCGGCACATGGACGGGCTGTTCCGCAGCTACTTCTTCCGCACCGATCCGCGCTCCTACGGGATTGGGGCAGTCTCCACCGTGATGGTCCAGTCGAGTACCATTACCACCAGCTTGATGGTGCCCCTGGCCGGGGCCGGCGTGGTGCCGATGCGGCGGGTACTGCCCTTTATGATGGGGTCGAACCTGGGCACCACGGCGACCAGCGTACTGGCAGCAACCGCCAACCCGGTATCGGCCGCGCTGACCGTGGCGTTTGTGCATGTGCTGTTCAATCTGCTGGGCACGGCCATTTGGTACCCGCTACGCTATGTGCCCATCCGCATGGCCAGCTGGTACGGCCGTCTGGCCGGGCGCAGCATGCCGTACGCGTTCCTGTTCCTGTTCTTGGTATTCTTGGTGCTGCCGCTCCTCGGCCTGGCGGTCACCGAGTTGCTGCTCATGCACCGATAA
- a CDS encoding alpha/beta hydrolase: MRLIGPLSTVGLLLGTLFFAFSLTPSLVPRPFAFQGVLSGLSLTAGYAIGAGLSTLWHYLQLPELRGRLERIVRWLAVAGCALVAVIFMWRAAGWQDAVRAQMELEPAGGLPPVGAALVALLVFAAALLLARLFRGTFRFLSLRLQRYIPPRVSHLAGIVVAVGLFWAVIDGVLFTMALRAADSSYQQVDALIEADQERPSEPERAGSPDSVVAWRDLGRQGRSFVSSGPTATELKAFLGEPAPTPIRIYIGLNAAETPEERAQLAMDELHRTDAFDRSVLVLATPTGTGWIDPAAADPVEYLHRGDIATVTAQYSYLPSPLALMVEGSYGAEMARALFEAVYGHWQTLPEDERPALYLHGLSLGALNSDRAFDVFDIIQDPFDGALWSGPPFRSETWRTVTQRRDAGSPAWLPEFREGEVVRFMNQETGLDAANGDWGTFRLAFLQYASDPITFFSPSILYREPDWMAEPRGPDVTSELRWYPVVTMLQLAADMAAGGAPPGYGHTYAAEDYIDAWVALTEPDDWSRDDLKRLRQAFRR, from the coding sequence ATGCGATTGATCGGCCCCCTGTCCACTGTCGGCCTGCTACTCGGCACGCTCTTCTTCGCCTTCTCGCTCACGCCGAGCCTGGTTCCCAGGCCTTTCGCCTTTCAGGGCGTCCTCTCCGGCCTCTCGCTGACCGCCGGATACGCCATCGGTGCGGGGCTGAGCACACTGTGGCATTACCTTCAGCTACCGGAACTGCGTGGACGGCTCGAGCGGATCGTGCGCTGGCTGGCCGTAGCCGGCTGCGCCCTGGTTGCGGTGATCTTCATGTGGCGAGCTGCGGGCTGGCAGGATGCGGTGCGCGCGCAGATGGAACTGGAACCGGCCGGCGGACTGCCGCCAGTCGGTGCTGCCCTGGTCGCCCTGTTGGTCTTTGCGGCCGCTCTACTTCTGGCGCGACTCTTTCGGGGAACCTTCCGCTTCCTCTCGCTGCGCCTGCAGCGTTACATCCCGCCGCGGGTGTCGCACCTGGCGGGGATCGTCGTCGCGGTCGGCCTGTTCTGGGCTGTGATCGACGGCGTGCTGTTCACCATGGCCCTGCGTGCCGCCGACAGCTCCTATCAGCAGGTGGACGCCCTGATCGAGGCCGATCAGGAGCGCCCGAGCGAACCCGAGCGCGCCGGCAGCCCCGACTCGGTGGTCGCCTGGCGAGATCTCGGACGCCAAGGGCGAAGCTTCGTCTCCTCCGGGCCCACAGCCACGGAACTGAAGGCGTTCCTCGGCGAGCCGGCGCCGACACCGATCCGCATCTACATCGGCCTGAACGCCGCCGAGACGCCGGAAGAGCGCGCCCAGCTCGCCATGGACGAACTCCACCGCACCGACGCCTTCGACCGCTCGGTACTGGTCCTCGCCACTCCCACTGGCACCGGGTGGATCGACCCTGCGGCGGCCGACCCAGTGGAGTATCTCCATCGCGGGGACATCGCCACGGTGACCGCTCAATACTCGTATCTGCCCAGTCCTCTGGCGCTGATGGTCGAAGGCAGCTATGGGGCCGAGATGGCCCGAGCCCTGTTCGAGGCGGTCTACGGCCACTGGCAGACCCTGCCCGAGGACGAGCGTCCGGCTCTCTACCTGCACGGCCTGAGTCTCGGGGCCCTGAACTCGGATCGGGCCTTTGATGTCTTCGACATCATCCAAGACCCCTTCGATGGCGCGCTATGGAGTGGCCCCCCATTCCGCAGTGAGACCTGGCGGACCGTCACCCAACGCCGTGATGCCGGATCCCCTGCCTGGCTGCCGGAATTCCGCGAAGGCGAGGTGGTGCGCTTCATGAATCAAGAGACCGGCCTCGACGCTGCCAACGGCGACTGGGGTACGTTCCGGCTCGCCTTCCTGCAGTACGCCAGCGATCCCATCACGTTCTTCAGCCCGAGCATCCTCTACCGGGAGCCGGACTGGATGGCCGAGCCACGGGGCCCTGACGTCACCTCGGAACTGCGCTGGTACCCGGTCGTGACCATGCTGCAGCTGGCTGCCGACATGGCGGCTGGCGGCGCTCCGCCCGGGTACGGCCACACCTACGCCGCGGAGGACTACATCGACGCCTGGGTTGCGCTGACCGAACCAGACGACTGGAGCCGCGACGACCTAAAGCGGCTACGCCAGGCGTTCAGACGCTGA
- the glpK gene encoding glycerol kinase GlpK encodes MQQRYILALDQGTTSCRAILFDHQAQIVGVAQKELTQYYPQPGWVEHDAMEIWGAQMGVVREVLEVHGVKPAELHAIGITNQRETTVLWDRHTGRPVHNAIVWQDRRTAPLCESLKERGLEQQVRETTGLVIDAYFSATKIRWLLDNVPGVRERAEQGELLFGTMDTWLVWNLTRGACHVTDYSNASRTMLYDIHRLAWDEGLLEALDIPRSLLPEVRPSCGSFGTTHPEMLGGAQIPIAGIAGDQQAALFGQACFEPGMAKNTYGTGCFLLMHSGERPAVSESGLLTTIAWGIDGRVEYALEGAIFIAGAAIQWLRDELKLIDSAEDSEYFAGKVPDAGGVYVVPAFAGLGAPYWDMYARGAIFGLTRGTRKEHITRATLDALAYQTKDVIDAMGRDAGVPLKALRVDGGAAANNVLMQFQADLLGVRVERPPVIETTALGAAYLAGIAVGIWDQAAVAHQTAPERVFEPSMEDDERDRLYRGWQKAVRRSMDWERESDGGVQQSE; translated from the coding sequence ATGCAGCAGCGCTACATCCTGGCCCTCGATCAGGGCACGACCAGCTGCCGTGCCATCCTCTTCGATCACCAGGCGCAGATCGTCGGGGTCGCCCAGAAGGAGTTGACCCAGTACTACCCTCAGCCGGGCTGGGTCGAGCACGACGCCATGGAGATCTGGGGGGCACAGATGGGTGTCGTGCGCGAGGTCCTCGAGGTCCATGGGGTCAAGCCGGCCGAGCTGCACGCCATCGGCATTACCAATCAGCGCGAGACCACCGTCCTCTGGGACCGCCACACGGGGCGGCCGGTGCACAACGCCATCGTCTGGCAGGACCGGCGCACGGCCCCCCTGTGCGAGTCGCTCAAGGAGCGTGGTTTGGAACAACAGGTCCGTGAGACCACGGGTTTGGTGATCGACGCGTACTTCTCGGCGACCAAGATCCGCTGGTTGCTGGACAACGTCCCGGGGGTGCGCGAGCGGGCCGAGCAGGGCGAGCTGCTGTTCGGCACCATGGATACCTGGCTGGTCTGGAACCTGACCCGCGGGGCCTGCCACGTCACCGACTACAGCAACGCCTCGCGCACCATGCTCTATGACATCCATCGTCTGGCGTGGGATGAAGGCCTCCTGGAGGCACTGGATATCCCACGCTCGCTGCTGCCGGAGGTGCGCCCGTCGTGCGGGAGCTTCGGGACCACGCACCCGGAGATGCTCGGCGGGGCGCAGATCCCCATTGCCGGCATCGCCGGTGATCAGCAGGCGGCGCTGTTCGGGCAGGCGTGCTTCGAGCCGGGCATGGCCAAGAACACCTACGGCACCGGCTGTTTCCTGCTGATGCACTCCGGTGAGCGGCCTGCGGTCTCCGAGTCGGGGCTGCTCACCACCATCGCCTGGGGCATCGACGGACGCGTGGAGTATGCCCTGGAGGGGGCAATCTTCATCGCCGGTGCCGCCATCCAGTGGCTGCGCGATGAACTGAAGCTGATCGACTCGGCGGAGGACTCGGAGTACTTCGCCGGCAAGGTACCGGACGCCGGCGGCGTCTACGTCGTACCCGCCTTCGCCGGGCTCGGCGCGCCGTACTGGGACATGTACGCCCGGGGGGCGATCTTCGGGTTGACTCGGGGGACGCGCAAGGAGCACATCACCCGCGCTACCCTCGACGCCTTGGCGTATCAGACCAAGGACGTGATCGACGCCATGGGGCGTGATGCCGGAGTCCCCCTTAAGGCGCTGCGCGTCGACGGCGGAGCGGCGGCCAACAACGTGCTGATGCAGTTCCAGGCCGATCTGCTGGGCGTGCGGGTCGAGCGGCCACCGGTCATTGAGACGACCGCCCTGGGCGCCGCCTACTTGGCGGGTATCGCCGTGGGCATCTGGGATCAGGCGGCGGTGGCGCACCAGACAGCGCCGGAACGCGTCTTCGAACCGTCCATGGAGGACGACGAGCGGGACCGACTCTACCGGGGGTGGCAGAAGGCGGTGCGTCGGAGCATGGACTGGGAGCGGGAGTCGGATGGCGGGGTGCAACAGTCGGAGTGA
- a CDS encoding NfeD family protein produces MFDPSWVWLASGILLLVAAAIFGGHLFLLDLAVAAFVLALVTSMKTDLAVSHQVLIYLLTTLLLLPAGYRLAQRFAGAYAHRMVAPADAYAGRYGVLVQRGRGVGVLVDDEVFPARGAEGQELRPGDRVRIERMVGITAWVRPGN; encoded by the coding sequence ATGTTCGATCCATCCTGGGTGTGGCTGGCCAGCGGAATCCTGCTGCTGGTGGCCGCAGCGATCTTCGGTGGCCACCTGTTCCTGCTGGACCTGGCTGTGGCTGCCTTCGTGCTGGCCTTGGTGACGTCGATGAAGACAGATCTGGCCGTCTCCCATCAGGTTTTGATCTATCTCCTTACGACGCTACTCCTCCTGCCGGCGGGTTACCGCCTGGCACAGCGGTTCGCTGGCGCCTACGCCCATCGCATGGTGGCTCCGGCCGATGCCTATGCCGGGCGGTACGGGGTCCTGGTCCAGCGGGGGCGAGGGGTCGGTGTACTGGTGGATGACGAGGTTTTTCCGGCTCGCGGGGCGGAGGGGCAGGAGCTGCGGCCGGGTGATCGAGTGCGGATCGAGCGGATGGTGGGGATCACGGCGTGGGTGCGCCCGGGGAACTGA
- the trpD gene encoding anthranilate phosphoribosyltransferase translates to MMSEEEALRRFGRMISRVVSGARLSREEAAEAYRQVILNEQPELQQGAFLAAHQARGPTTEEFSGAWDALDAYDTAKIHPQIEGPVGDIVGTGSDSLKTVNASTPAALIAAGCGLPVAKKGARLVTGVSGASDIFERLGVDLEAPLERAEACLEAHGIGYLPGEAFLRAGWARLIQRMRFTSAFNFIGPLAMPCARTSHVVIGAYSPRLCDQLVAILREIGMPAALAPFGRAEGEDPQLGMDEISPCGPTRLVLLKSGWIDTFEVTPADFGLRTRSLGEVASSKRAGDNAQRILATLEGRYDTPEADFFAMNAAALLWLADQAPNLARATDQAKEALATGRALDKLDALRRVQGVEGAVA, encoded by the coding sequence ATGATGAGTGAGGAGGAGGCGCTACGCCGCTTCGGTCGGATGATCAGCCGGGTGGTGTCCGGGGCGAGGCTCTCCCGCGAGGAAGCGGCGGAGGCGTATCGGCAGGTCATCCTGAACGAACAGCCCGAGTTGCAGCAGGGCGCCTTTCTGGCGGCCCACCAAGCCCGCGGACCGACGACCGAGGAGTTCTCCGGTGCCTGGGATGCCCTCGACGCCTACGACACGGCGAAGATCCACCCGCAGATCGAAGGGCCTGTGGGGGATATCGTGGGCACTGGCTCGGACTCCCTGAAGACCGTCAACGCGTCGACCCCCGCGGCGCTCATCGCTGCCGGGTGTGGGTTGCCAGTGGCGAAGAAGGGGGCCCGGCTGGTGACCGGAGTATCCGGGGCGTCGGACATCTTCGAGCGCCTCGGCGTGGATTTGGAGGCCCCGCTGGAGCGCGCCGAGGCCTGCCTGGAAGCCCACGGGATCGGCTACCTGCCCGGCGAGGCCTTCCTGCGGGCCGGGTGGGCGCGGCTGATCCAGCGCATGCGTTTTACTTCCGCCTTCAACTTCATCGGGCCGCTGGCCATGCCCTGCGCCAGGACCAGCCATGTCGTCATCGGCGCCTACTCCCCGCGGCTGTGTGATCAGCTGGTCGCCATCCTGCGCGAGATCGGTATGCCGGCGGCGCTCGCGCCCTTCGGCCGCGCCGAGGGCGAGGATCCGCAGCTGGGGATGGATGAGATCTCGCCGTGCGGGCCGACGCGGCTGGTTCTGCTCAAGAGTGGGTGGATCGATACCTTCGAAGTGACCCCGGCGGATTTCGGTCTGCGGACTCGGTCCCTGGGCGAGGTCGCCAGCAGCAAGCGGGCCGGGGATAACGCGCAACGCATCCTAGCGACCCTGGAGGGCCGCTACGACACACCGGAGGCCGACTTCTTCGCCATGAACGCCGCCGCGCTTCTCTGGCTTGCCGATCAGGCCCCCAACCTCGCCCGGGCCACCGATCAGGCGAAGGAGGCGCTGGCTACGGGGCGCGCGCTGGACAAGCTCGACGCCCTGCGGCGTGTCCAGGGGGTGGAAGGGGCTGTCGCTTAG
- a CDS encoding glycerol-3-phosphate dehydrogenase/oxidase, with translation MSGRTPTGLEHPYDLIVIGAGINGAGIARDAALRGLRVLVLEQDDIGGATSAWNSRLVHGGLRYLEHAEIGLVRESLRDREILLRTASHLVTPLPLLIPLYAGQRRGPGLVRMGMLAYDLLSLEKSLPWHRMYDRATLRAIEPSLASEGLLGAARYYDAQATFPERLTLENLLCARANGATVYTHARARRVHRTAEGGDVTGVEIEDRLTGKTSHARSGSVINVAGPWVDHLLGATAAVFPRRIGGTKGTHIVVPPFPGAPGHALYAEAAQDGRPYFTLPWNGLYLIGTTDTRYDGDPGAAEATEGEIRYLLEETNRLIPGAGLTRDQVLYAYSGVRPLPYVAAGDTGAITRRHLIVDHRDHAPGLWSVIGGKLTTYRHLAEEAIERIGRSRGWPLPPCPTRHRRLPGAEIPDLETFGRRFAAANGLTPALAKRLVGLYGVNAEAIAERMADDPRLREVFSPQTGAVAAELIHAFEAEMAETLTDALMRRTMVGLGPSAGLDAVEEAARIAGEWLGWDRAREAAEVEGFRAYIARLHPGVAPSTG, from the coding sequence ATGAGCGGACGGACCCCCACGGGCCTGGAGCACCCCTACGACCTGATCGTCATCGGTGCCGGCATCAACGGCGCTGGCATCGCGCGGGATGCCGCACTGCGCGGGCTCCGGGTGCTGGTCCTGGAGCAGGACGACATTGGGGGCGCCACCTCCGCCTGGAACAGCCGCCTCGTCCACGGTGGGCTGCGCTATCTCGAACACGCCGAGATCGGGCTGGTTCGCGAGTCCCTGCGCGATCGCGAGATCCTGCTGCGCACCGCTTCTCACCTGGTCACCCCCCTGCCCCTGCTCATCCCGCTCTACGCCGGCCAGCGGCGAGGTCCCGGCCTGGTTCGCATGGGCATGCTCGCCTACGATCTGCTCTCCTTGGAGAAGAGCCTACCCTGGCACCGGATGTATGACCGTGCCACGCTTCGCGCGATCGAGCCCAGTCTGGCCTCGGAAGGCCTGCTCGGGGCCGCCCGTTACTACGACGCCCAGGCCACCTTTCCCGAGCGCCTGACCCTGGAGAATCTGCTCTGCGCCCGCGCGAACGGCGCCACGGTCTACACCCACGCCCGGGCCCGCCGCGTGCATCGCACAGCAGAGGGCGGAGACGTCACCGGGGTAGAGATCGAGGATCGCCTCACTGGCAAGACCAGCCACGCCCGCAGCGGATCGGTGATCAATGTCGCCGGCCCCTGGGTCGATCACCTCCTCGGCGCCACGGCCGCGGTTTTCCCGCGCCGCATCGGCGGAACCAAGGGGACCCATATCGTCGTGCCCCCGTTCCCCGGGGCTCCGGGTCACGCACTCTACGCCGAGGCCGCGCAGGATGGCCGTCCCTACTTCACCCTGCCCTGGAATGGCCTCTACCTCATCGGCACCACGGACACCCGCTACGACGGGGACCCCGGTGCGGCGGAAGCGACCGAGGGGGAGATCCGGTACCTGCTGGAGGAGACCAATCGCCTCATCCCGGGCGCCGGGCTCACCCGCGATCAGGTCCTTTATGCGTACAGCGGCGTTCGCCCGCTGCCCTACGTGGCCGCCGGGGATACCGGGGCGATCACCCGGCGCCATCTGATCGTCGACCACCGCGACCACGCCCCCGGGCTGTGGTCGGTGATCGGCGGCAAACTCACCACCTACCGCCACTTGGCCGAAGAGGCGATCGAACGGATCGGCCGAAGCCGCGGCTGGCCGCTGCCGCCCTGCCCGACCCGGCACCGCCGCTTGCCGGGGGCCGAGATCCCGGACCTGGAGACCTTCGGCCGCCGCTTCGCCGCCGCCAACGGCCTGACCCCGGCCCTGGCGAAACGGCTGGTGGGTCTCTACGGGGTGAACGCCGAAGCGATCGCCGAGCGCATGGCCGACGATCCTCGACTGCGGGAGGTCTTCAGTCCGCAGACCGGGGCTGTCGCTGCCGAGCTGATCCACGCCTTCGAGGCGGAGATGGCCGAAACCCTCACCGACGCCCTGATGCGCCGCACCATGGTGGGGCTGGGGCCGTCTGCGGGGCTGGATGCCGTGGAGGAAGCGGCCCGCATCGCGGGCGAATGGCTGGGGTGGGATCGGGCCCGCGAGGCGGCCGAGGTCGAAGGGTTTCGGGCCTACATCGCCCGCCTGCACCCGGGTGTCGCACCCTCGACGGGCTAA
- a CDS encoding DsbE family thiol:disulfide interchange protein, translating to MLKRILIPLAIAVPVLGLLYVGLGMDSRELPSPLVGEPAPAFELEDLDNSGETLTHEDFTGDVAVVHVWSSTCPVCHEDFPHLERLSEHGVQVYAFNYRDDRAQAQRYLQVRGNPYDRIAHDPEGEAGMEWGVYATPETYVLDKDGTITYKEIGPLDEEVVEEEILSLVD from the coding sequence ATGCTCAAACGCATCCTGATCCCGCTGGCCATCGCGGTCCCCGTGCTGGGGCTGCTTTACGTCGGCCTGGGGATGGACTCGAGAGAGCTGCCGTCGCCGCTGGTCGGTGAACCGGCGCCGGCCTTTGAGCTGGAAGACCTCGACAACTCCGGAGAGACCCTCACCCACGAGGACTTCACGGGTGATGTCGCTGTCGTCCATGTGTGGAGTTCCACCTGCCCGGTCTGCCATGAGGATTTCCCCCACCTGGAGCGCCTCTCCGAGCACGGGGTCCAGGTCTACGCCTTCAACTATCGGGACGACCGCGCGCAGGCGCAGCGGTATCTCCAGGTGCGTGGCAACCCGTACGATCGCATTGCCCACGACCCCGAAGGCGAGGCCGGCATGGAGTGGGGCGTTTACGCCACGCCCGAGACCTATGTACTGGATAAAGACGGGACCATCACCTACAAGGAGATCGGCCCCCTGGATGAAGAGGTGGTCGAGGAGGAGATCCTCTCGCTGGTGGACTAG